A stretch of the Nicotiana tabacum cultivar K326 chromosome 6, ASM71507v2, whole genome shotgun sequence genome encodes the following:
- the LOC107811908 gene encoding replication protein A 70 kDa DNA-binding subunit D-like — MQVILFTDQVNMWKEHLEQGGIYYIINGRINDRKPNFQSVHKEFEIVFSNNTIVKRCNNSFSTISFSNSFVSFEEAFQCTNGIIFDTLGILVKVNASIGDSNRKRREITLMNERCDRQTVTLWGEVAEKDGDILQNMIFEKPIVALCDVKGNFVISTTHVSSVMTNPSFEKAIALQNWHNCMKSQDKDITLMPSRLIKKARKVKIGDITHADSFDNTEDTYRKFNVKIKDIINNDDPWYLSCKKCYKKVSLVDNIATCPRCGSNVEYEERYLLKLELFDEKEHCYITLFEATKYLLGCDVTTYVRSISQKKEESKYYRKLVSSKDKEFTFLVKLDPRIGGDRPGKSLIAEELHEVGKVDAIEIADDEIKAAKTIKKTKQIEEENDASTTHKRINIERD; from the exons ATGCAAGTTATACTTTTCACTGATCAAGTGAATATGTGGAAGGAACATTTAGAACAAGGCGGTATCTATTACATCATTAACGGCCGCATAAATGATCGCAAACCTAATTTTCAATCTGTACACAAAGAATTTGAGATTGTGTTCAGTAATAATACTATAGTCAAGAGATGCAACAACTCGTTTTCAACCATTAGCTTCTCAAACAGTTTCGTTTCGTTCGAAGAGGCATTCCAATGCACCAATGGAATAATATTTG ACACACTTGGTATCTTAGTGAAAGTTAATGCTTCAATCGGAGACAGTAACAGGAAACGAAGAGAAATAACGCTAATGAATGAAAG GTGTGATCGTCAAACTGTAACTTTATGGGGAGAAGTAGCAGAAAAAGATGGTGATATTCTCcaaaatatgatatttgaaaaaccTATTGTGGCGCTATGTGACGTTAAGG GTAATTTCGTCATATCTACTACACATGTTAGTAGTGTAATGACAAATCCATCGTTTGAAAAAGCAATTGCTCTACAGAATTG GCATAACTGTATGAAATCACAAGACAAAGACATAACACTAATGCCAAGTAGATTGATAAAAAAGGCCAGAAAAGTCAAGATTGGAGACATAACACATGCAGATTCGTTTGACAATACAGAG GACACATATCGTAAATTTAATGTGAAAATAAAAGATATCATCAACAATGACGACCCATGGTATTTATCTTGCAAGAAATGCTATAAGAAAGTGAGCTTGGTAGATAATATTGCAACATGTCCTCGTTGTGGTAGCAACGttgaatatgaagaaag ATATCTTCTAAAACTTGAGTTGTTTGACGAAAAAGAACATTGTTACATAACACTCTTTGAAGCTACAAAATACTTGCTCGGTTGTGACGTTACTACATATGTACGATCAATTTCTCAGAAG AAAGAAGAATCCAAGTACTATCGCAAGTTGGTGTCAAGTAAGGATAAAGAGTTCACCTTTCTTGTCAAACTTGATCCAAGAATTGGAGGAGATCGACCTGGAAAAAGTTTGATTGCAGAGGAATTACACGAAGTTGGGAAAGTAGATGCAATCGAAATTGCAGATGACGAGATAAAAGCGGCGAAAACAATCAAGAAGACCAAACAAATTGAAGAAGAGAATGATGCCTCAACAACCCATAAAAGAATTAATATAGAAAGGGATTAG